The following coding sequences lie in one Musa acuminata AAA Group cultivar baxijiao chromosome BXJ3-1, Cavendish_Baxijiao_AAA, whole genome shotgun sequence genomic window:
- the LOC103995048 gene encoding AP2-like ethylene-responsive transcription factor AIL1, which translates to MEMSGWLGFSLSSSRGDGSCCCEQDQFGGGGEGSGGGGGGGDDGRVELGFASSNPLVLMPLRSDGSICLMEPPHLRHTPCASDWKYGAIATTTDGSSNPEEEGPKFEDFLGGYSEHTNEESPNLQQPISHFHAMYPGINVNMPPSIIPAAEGRTEEDVHDPYHYIQSFHPFQDPTTLRPSPLATDPIYSVGTDGSISISGMKSWLRQNPYAPEKQPADGVRSLSLSMSPGLGLQSVPHELAPAEAADDPSRLNAKSAARETVPRKSIETFGQRTSQYRGVTRHRWTGRYEAHLWDNSCRKEGQTRKGRQVYLGGYDKEEKAARAYDLAALKYWGPTTHTNLPLSTYEKELEEMKNMSRQEFVANLRRKSSGFSRGASVYRGVTRHHQHGRWQARIGRVAGNKDLYLGTFSTQEEAAEAYDIAAIKFRGPNAVTNFDIGRYDVKRICSSNHLIGGDLAKRTPPKDSSPMSLETDHRPSPAVTKSGIAGADDDFSDMLCNPKLDDTSNRLLVAEVAPVVSSSPGNPISYHSMCGDFSQAFLYPTAMKYECGDGSSNGGNGDGGSMNWMVAAARPTELPAVNQLPMFALWND; encoded by the exons ATGGAGATGAGCGGCTGGCTTGGCTTCTCCTTGTCCTCCTCCAGAGGGGACGGCTCCTGCTGCTGCGAGCAGGACCAGTTCGGAGGTGGTGGAGAAGGTagcggcggtggaggaggaggaggtgatgaTGGTAGGGTTGAGCTGGGGTTTGCTTCTTCCAATCCTCTTGTTCTCATGCCTCTGCGGTCTGATGGCTCCATTTGCCTCATGGAGCCGCCACATTTGAGGCATACTCCTTGTGCTTCAG ATTGGAAGTATGGTGCAATTGCCACCACCACCGACGGCAGCTCCAACCCAGAAGAGGAAGGGCCAAAGTTCGAGGACTTCTTGGGTGGCTACTCTGAGCACACCAATGAAGAGAGTCCAAACCTGCAGCAACCCATCTCCCACTTCCATGCCATGTACCCTGGAATCAATGTCAACATGCCGCCCTCCATCATCCCCGCTGCGGAGGGACGAACAGAGGAAGATGTGCATGACCCGTATCACTACATCCAATCCTTCCACCCGTTTCAGGATCCCACCACCCTCCGGCCCTCACCACTCGCGACGGATCCGATCTACAGCGTGGGAACGGAcggctccatctccatctccggcATGAAGTCGTGGCTCCGGCAGAACCCGTATGCCCCGGAGAAGCAACCGGCCGACGGCGTCAGATCGCTAAGCCTTTCGATGAGTCCTGGTTTGGGTTTGCAATCTGTGCCTCATGAATTGGCTCCGGCGGAGGCTGCCGACGACCCGAGCCGCTTGAATGCTAAATCCGCAGCTCGTGAGACGGTTCCCCGCAAGTCCATCGAGACCTTCGGGCAACGAACCTCGCAGTATAGGGGAGTCACAAG GCATAGGTGGACGGGAAGGTATGAAGCCCACCTGTGGGATAACAGCTGCAGAAAGGAAGGCCAGACGAGGAAAGGAAGGCAAG TTTATTTAG GAGGGTATGACAAGGAAGAGAAGGCAGCAAGAGCATATGACTTGGCTGCACTCAAGTACTGGGGACCAACGACTCACACAAACTTACCT CTGAGCACCTACGAGAAGGAACTGGAAGAGATGAAGAACATGAGTCGACAAGAGTTTGTGGCCAATTTACGAAG GAAAAGCAGTGGATTCTCAAGAGGAGCATCTGTTTATAGAGGGGTGACGAG GCACCACCAGCATGGTAGATGGCAAGCTAGAATCGGCAGAGTGGCAGGCAACAAGGACTTGTACCTTGGGACATTCA GCACTCAGGAGGAAGCCGCAGAAGCCTATGACATCGCAGCAATCAAGTTCCGGGGACCGAATGCGGTGACAAACTTTGACATCGGCAGGTACGACGTGAAGCGCATCTGCTCGAGCAACCATCTCATCGGCGGTGATCTCGCCAAACGAACGCCGCCCAAGGACAGCAGCCCCATGTCGTTGGAGACAGACCACCGGCCGTCTCCTGCCGTCACAAAGTCGGGCATTGCAGGTGCTGATGATGATTTCAGCGACATGTTATGTAACCCCAAGCTTGACGACACTTCGAACCGGCTGCTGGTAGCCGAGGTTGCACCGGTGGTTTCGTCTTCTCCGGGCAACCCCATCTCGTATCACAGCATGTGTGGGGACTTCTCTCAGGCATTTTTGTACCCTACTGCAATGAAATATGAGTGTGGGGATGGCAGTAGTAACGGAGGTAATGGGGATGGAGGAAGCATGAATTGGATGGTGGCAGCAGCTCGGCCTACAGAACTGCCAGCAGTCAATCAACTTCCAATGTTTGCCCTATGGAATGACTGA